Proteins encoded together in one Actinomycetota bacterium window:
- a CDS encoding carboxypeptidase regulatory-like domain-containing protein, producing MKRDNRALGWKARTVAIGVLLMLISGFFPAFPTLLKTRLAHAQGGSISGTVTGGGGPLENVEVVAYVWSGDWGWWDYAGNARTGTDGTYEISGLEPGYYIVEFMPPSDSYYIGRFYDDQFMGNRGEEDTHDFWVDGENPATGIDTVLEMGGKISGQVTSASEPDGVDDVWVGVYDLDQNYITGASTGWDNEGRYETRALPAGTYKLRISPSWGSEYLPQWYDRKGDFGSADEVTVTLGETAEANVTLQEGGRISGRVTNAADEFLENVEVYAIPYDYWDDYSDYRAYTQADGTYEIRGLPTDQYRIRFNPPSGCLYLWEYYENTRERSSATPVDAVVGGLTEDIDAVLEMGGNISGRVTSASEPDGVDGVWVDVYDLGQNYITGASTGWDNEGRYETRALPAGTYKLRISPSWGSEYLPQWYDRKGDFGSADEVTVTLGETAEANVTLQKGGRISGQVTSASEPDGVDGVWVDVYDLGQNYITGASTGWDNEGRYETRALPAGTYKLRISPSWGSEYLPQWYDRKGDFGSADEVTVTLGETAEANVTLQKGGRISGQVTSASEPDGVPYVEVRLYSANDPDNYIYSTWTDWNNGTYSLQGILPGEYKVLFVPQWWYPDYAREWYEDKRSFETADVIAVGEGENLTGISVVLERNGCISGRVTGELDPDGLYGVEVLAYDLDENYTGRGGWTDSRGRYTITGLEEGSYKLYFVPYYKPAYGSRWYDDKPDFESADPVEVRIESETPDIDAHLVTGSLSGTVTSPDEPEGVSRVDVFVYDANGDYRGSAVTDESGTYTINNLPSGEYFVYVYPWWPNANEGRTYAFEWFEDKGAIEEADPVEVEAGKDTPHIDFSLESGSISGTVTGHERLALEGVDVYVHDGYFHLVGTAATGAGGSYTVKGIRPGDYAVYFDPTWIRESQGKDYTGEYYDDRLSFYEADRVTVAGDVTGIDASLEAGSFIAGTVTSGGQPAAGVFVHAYRAGDPTYWVAYTETGADGSYRIGGLPPGDYRVSFNHASGQNYLDEWYDDAADFYAATRISLPKGGGANGIDANLATGGSVSGRVTGSDAPDGLEGVQVRVLDTDYGFVGGTLTKADGSYSVGGLLTGTYYVEFYTGDPWSDDALNYRGEFYNDRQEWKDADPVSVTAGSDTRLDEAVLQRYATISGRVTGTGHADGLEGVEVYLYSESFWYKNDWTRTDASGFYSFDRVEGGSYSVYFRADGFNNENGTDYASEWYDDRAGRKQADILDVAMGEDLANVNAVLERAGRITGRVTSASRPRGVSGHMAKVYDPEGNFITQANTESDGYYEARVKPGTYKVASLSDYCYYRYIWYDGKSTLEEADPVTVTEGRTMSGIDFYLPGTGSISGKVTSNEHPDGVSGLNVFLYWADNPYDYFDTFTNDNGEYSFQDVPVGEYKVRFMHYYHASHTSKWYDGKGDFDSATTITVTEGAETRDIDAHFTDEASITGRVTDSSIHPRGLQDVRVELYDTSHILMASTLTNEEGTYTLRGLAPGDYKVFFATDSYASEYLDEWYKDKPGFEAADLVTVSVGTPTELDDAVLELGGSISGHVSGDDAPGGLEGVLVTIYGEGYFYHGDATTDENGDFRVGGLPTGEYRVWFYHHGYITEFYDDQPDFQQADPVSVTAGEDTPLGEVVLQRYASISGRVTSASQPDGVEGLHVYLYRADDPGGWVDCRVTDEQGYYSFERLYPGAYKVAFSPISGMDYAEEWFDGQPDFERAEVIDLASGENREDINAFMDPGGSISGRVTSGSRPDGIEGVGVTAYTPDGRYARACHTEADGTYYLGGLATGEYLVRFDPGRMPYKGEWYEDKYEQRFADAVSVTAGSATTGIDAVLADSGSISGRVTSDAQPDGVGDVYVHAYPASDEWNWSGYAVTRGDGTYVIENLVPGEYRVIFNSSSGQNYKSLWYDGADSFLDARPVMVNERVNTGHIDGHLSEYASVSGRVTDGEGNGVPDVLVRFFKDGTVEVDSVLTDSEGRYERYNLAEGTYLVKFEPPFTSPCKAEWFDDRPDQASATQVNLSPGEKKVGVDAVLSVEGAPRVLWVNPDTGMDTQSLDDVFIFGSGFASEGYTLPRVLLMREGQAANEARDVKLIDANCLTCDLNLIEQASGPWDVVVVNPNGQGGRLESGFTVVHKPQPPTLLGPVTALVGQVGLHGTAEAGSTVRIYRRPQGEAEWNQVEQTEVNQHGNWNAAGDCPSEGTYEFMAKATNGGVVSDPSEILTVVVGGADLAVLTDYFANLHGARYDPDPETGVIYLSTFSGAEFQVRMRFSSAPDTVSFQFKGTSYPVTGPDASGWYTATVSGWTWSPGVQQGKILYNDNGMDFQQAVLEVVLIDPSGYVYDLGTGQKVQGARATLQYWFGGTWRDWPADEYGQANPQYTDDEGRYGWDVHPGKYRVLVAKDTYQGATSEEVTVPPEVTDLNIGLRRNAPSITSITPTTGKAGERVTIRGTCFGAVQAGSKVTFAGDKNATVVSWNDTDIVCTVPVGAVSGDVVVVTAGGTSNGVSFTVQTPPPSIPRPTITSINPAKGKVGDTVIIGGEHFGASRSASSVIFAGNKTAAVVSWSDTVIVCTVPVGAVSGDVVVVTAGGTSNGVWFEVEGEYKPAQGTTWYLAEGYTGGDFDTWVLVQNPGPEKATVTLSFQLVEGMASDYTFELPAGMRKSVHLDELPDLADAQVSTKVSSNVPVVAERAVYFRYDGKEGGHCSIGVTEPASAWYLAEGYTGGDFDTWVLVQNPGPEKATVTLSFQLVEGMASDYTFELPAGMRKSVHLDELPDLADAQVSTKVSSNVPVVAERAVYFRYDGKEGGHCSVGYTER from the coding sequence ATGAAGCGTGATAACAGGGCATTGGGTTGGAAGGCCAGGACGGTGGCCATCGGGGTGCTGCTGATGCTTATAAGCGGTTTCTTCCCCGCTTTCCCAACGCTCCTGAAGACGAGGCTTGCACATGCTCAGGGGGGTTCCATCTCCGGCACCGTCACCGGGGGTGGAGGCCCCCTTGAGAACGTGGAGGTCGTCGCCTATGTCTGGAGCGGCGATTGGGGCTGGTGGGACTACGCCGGGAACGCCCGCACCGGCACCGACGGCACCTACGAGATAAGCGGCCTCGAGCCCGGGTACTACATCGTGGAGTTCATGCCCCCCTCGGACAGCTACTACATAGGGCGCTTCTACGACGACCAGTTCATGGGGAATCGTGGCGAGGAGGACACCCACGACTTCTGGGTGGACGGCGAAAACCCCGCCACGGGCATAGACACCGTACTGGAGATGGGCGGAAAGATCTCCGGGCAGGTGACCTCGGCCTCGGAGCCCGACGGTGTGGATGACGTCTGGGTGGGCGTCTACGACCTGGATCAGAACTACATCACCGGCGCGAGCACGGGATGGGACAACGAGGGGCGTTACGAGACCCGGGCCCTACCTGCGGGGACCTACAAGCTGCGCATCTCTCCCTCGTGGGGAAGCGAATACCTACCCCAGTGGTACGACAGGAAGGGGGACTTCGGCTCCGCGGACGAGGTCACGGTGACCCTGGGCGAGACCGCGGAAGCAAACGTAACCCTCCAGGAGGGCGGCAGGATAAGCGGAAGGGTGACCAACGCCGCAGATGAGTTCTTAGAGAACGTGGAGGTATATGCAATCCCCTACGATTACTGGGACGATTATTCTGACTATCGCGCCTACACCCAGGCGGACGGCACCTACGAGATACGTGGGCTCCCCACCGACCAGTACCGCATCAGGTTCAATCCACCGAGCGGATGCCTCTACCTGTGGGAATACTATGAAAACACCCGAGAGAGATCCTCGGCTACGCCCGTGGATGCCGTGGTAGGCGGACTCACCGAGGACATCGACGCCGTACTGGAGATGGGCGGAAATATCTCCGGGCGGGTGACCTCGGCCTCGGAGCCCGACGGCGTGGATGGCGTCTGGGTGGACGTCTACGACCTGGGTCAGAACTACATCACCGGCGCGAGCACGGGATGGGACAACGAGGGGCGTTACGAGACCCGGGCCCTACCTGCGGGGACCTACAAGCTGCGCATCTCTCCCTCGTGGGGAAGCGAATACCTACCCCAGTGGTACGACAGGAAGGGGGACTTCGGCTCCGCGGACGAGGTCACGGTGACCCTGGGCGAGACCGCGGAAGCAAACGTAACTCTCCAGAAGGGCGGCAGGATAAGCGGGCAGGTGACCTCGGCCTCGGAGCCCGACGGCGTGGATGGCGTCTGGGTGGACGTCTACGACCTGGGTCAGAACTACATCACCGGCGCGAGCACGGGATGGGACAACGAGGGGCGTTACGAGACCCGGGCCCTACCTGCGGGGACCTACAAGCTGCGCATCTCTCCCTCGTGGGGAAGCGAATACCTACCCCAGTGGTACGACAGGAAGGGGGACTTCGGCTCCGCGGACGAGGTCACGGTGACCCTGGGCGAGACCGCGGAAGCAAACGTAACCCTCCAGAAGGGCGGCAGGATAAGCGGGCAGGTGACCTCGGCCTCGGAGCCCGACGGCGTGCCATATGTCGAGGTGCGCCTCTACTCCGCGAACGACCCCGACAACTACATCTACTCCACCTGGACGGACTGGAACAACGGCACCTACAGCCTCCAGGGCATCCTCCCGGGGGAATACAAGGTGCTCTTCGTGCCGCAATGGTGGTACCCCGACTATGCCCGGGAGTGGTACGAAGACAAGCGCTCCTTCGAAACGGCGGACGTCATCGCCGTGGGCGAGGGGGAGAACCTGACCGGCATCAGCGTGGTGCTGGAGAGGAACGGCTGCATCTCCGGAAGGGTCACCGGCGAGCTGGACCCCGACGGCCTGTACGGGGTGGAGGTCCTGGCCTACGACCTGGACGAGAACTACACGGGCAGAGGCGGTTGGACGGACTCCAGAGGCCGCTACACCATAACCGGCCTCGAGGAAGGCTCCTACAAGCTCTATTTCGTTCCCTATTACAAGCCCGCCTACGGCTCCCGATGGTACGACGACAAACCCGATTTCGAGTCCGCCGACCCCGTGGAGGTGCGCATCGAGAGCGAGACCCCAGACATCGACGCTCACCTCGTCACGGGCTCCCTCTCGGGCACCGTGACCAGTCCCGACGAGCCCGAGGGCGTCTCCAGGGTTGACGTCTTCGTCTACGACGCCAATGGCGATTACCGGGGCAGCGCCGTCACCGACGAGAGCGGGACCTACACCATCAACAACCTGCCGAGCGGCGAGTACTTCGTCTATGTCTATCCCTGGTGGCCCAACGCCAACGAGGGGCGCACCTACGCCTTCGAGTGGTTCGAGGACAAGGGGGCCATCGAGGAGGCCGACCCGGTCGAGGTCGAGGCGGGCAAGGACACCCCGCATATAGACTTCTCCCTGGAAAGCGGCTCCATCTCCGGAACGGTCACGGGACATGAACGCCTCGCCCTTGAGGGCGTGGACGTCTATGTCCACGACGGTTACTTCCACCTCGTGGGCACCGCGGCCACGGGCGCCGGCGGATCCTACACCGTCAAGGGGATCCGTCCCGGCGATTACGCCGTCTATTTCGACCCCACCTGGATAAGGGAGAGCCAGGGCAAGGACTACACGGGGGAGTATTACGACGACCGCCTGAGCTTCTATGAGGCCGACCGCGTGACCGTGGCCGGCGACGTGACCGGGATAGACGCCTCCCTGGAAGCGGGGTCGTTCATAGCCGGGACTGTGACCTCGGGCGGGCAGCCCGCCGCGGGCGTGTTCGTGCACGCCTACCGGGCAGGCGACCCCACCTACTGGGTCGCATATACCGAGACCGGTGCCGACGGCTCCTACCGCATCGGCGGACTGCCCCCGGGTGATTACCGGGTCTCATTCAACCACGCCTCGGGGCAGAACTACCTCGACGAATGGTACGACGACGCCGCGGACTTCTACGCCGCCACGCGGATCAGCTTGCCCAAGGGCGGCGGGGCGAACGGCATCGACGCCAACCTCGCCACCGGCGGATCGGTGTCCGGCAGGGTCACGGGAAGCGACGCACCCGACGGGCTCGAGGGCGTGCAGGTGCGCGTGCTGGACACCGACTACGGGTTCGTCGGCGGCACCCTCACGAAAGCGGACGGCTCCTATTCCGTGGGAGGCCTGCTCACGGGAACCTACTACGTGGAGTTCTACACAGGCGACCCCTGGTCCGACGACGCCCTCAACTACCGCGGCGAGTTCTACAACGACCGTCAGGAGTGGAAGGACGCCGATCCGGTCTCCGTGACCGCGGGCTCCGACACCCGTCTGGACGAGGCCGTGCTGCAGCGCTACGCCACCATCTCCGGGCGCGTCACCGGGACCGGCCACGCGGACGGCTTGGAAGGCGTGGAGGTGTACCTCTACAGCGAGAGCTTCTGGTACAAGAACGACTGGACGCGGACCGACGCCTCTGGCTTCTATTCCTTCGACCGCGTGGAGGGCGGCAGCTACAGCGTCTATTTCAGAGCCGACGGCTTCAACAACGAAAACGGCACCGATTATGCCTCCGAGTGGTACGACGACAGGGCCGGCCGCAAACAGGCGGATATCCTTGACGTCGCCATGGGCGAGGATCTCGCGAACGTCAACGCCGTTCTCGAGCGCGCGGGCCGCATCACGGGACGGGTAACCAGCGCCTCCAGACCCCGGGGCGTGAGCGGCCATATGGCTAAGGTCTATGACCCCGAGGGCAACTTCATCACCCAGGCAAATACCGAGAGCGACGGTTACTACGAGGCGCGCGTGAAACCTGGCACCTACAAGGTCGCTTCCCTCTCAGATTACTGCTACTACCGTTATATATGGTACGACGGCAAGTCCACCCTCGAGGAGGCCGACCCAGTTACCGTCACCGAGGGCCGGACGATGTCGGGCATCGACTTCTACCTGCCCGGAACCGGCTCCATCTCAGGCAAGGTGACCAGCAACGAGCACCCCGATGGCGTTTCCGGGCTGAATGTGTTTCTCTACTGGGCGGACAATCCCTATGACTATTTCGACACGTTTACGAACGATAATGGCGAGTATTCGTTCCAGGACGTGCCGGTGGGTGAATATAAGGTGAGGTTTATGCACTACTACCATGCCTCCCACACCTCAAAATGGTACGACGGCAAGGGCGATTTTGATTCCGCCACCACCATAACCGTCACGGAGGGCGCCGAGACGCGGGATATAGACGCCCACTTCACTGACGAGGCCTCCATCACCGGTCGCGTCACCGACTCATCAATCCACCCCAGGGGGCTCCAGGACGTGAGGGTCGAGTTGTATGACACCAGTCATATCTTAATGGCGAGCACACTGACGAATGAGGAAGGCACCTACACCCTCAGGGGCCTCGCGCCGGGCGACTACAAGGTGTTCTTTGCAACTGATTCGTATGCGAGTGAATACCTCGACGAGTGGTATAAAGACAAGCCGGGCTTCGAGGCCGCGGACCTCGTGACCGTGAGCGTGGGCACTCCAACCGAGCTCGATGACGCCGTACTCGAGCTCGGGGGCTCCATCTCCGGCCACGTCAGCGGGGACGATGCTCCGGGCGGCCTGGAGGGCGTTCTGGTCACAATATACGGAGAAGGTTATTTCTACCATGGGGATGCCACCACCGACGAGAACGGAGACTTCAGGGTGGGAGGCCTGCCTACGGGTGAATACCGCGTATGGTTCTATCATCATGGGTACATCACAGAGTTCTACGACGACCAACCCGACTTCCAGCAGGCCGACCCCGTATCCGTGACCGCAGGCGAGGACACCCCCCTAGGGGAGGTCGTCCTCCAGCGCTACGCCTCCATATCCGGGCGCGTCACCAGCGCCTCCCAGCCGGACGGCGTCGAGGGCCTGCACGTCTATCTCTACCGCGCGGATGACCCCGGCGGTTGGGTGGATTGCCGCGTCACCGACGAGCAAGGTTACTACAGCTTCGAACGGCTGTATCCCGGCGCCTACAAGGTGGCCTTCTCCCCCATCTCGGGCATGGACTACGCCGAGGAATGGTTCGACGGGCAGCCCGATTTCGAGCGCGCGGAGGTCATAGATCTGGCCTCGGGCGAGAACCGCGAGGACATCAACGCCTTCATGGACCCGGGCGGCTCCATCAGCGGGCGCGTCACCTCCGGCTCCAGGCCTGACGGCATAGAGGGGGTGGGGGTCACCGCCTACACCCCGGACGGGAGGTACGCCCGCGCCTGCCACACCGAGGCCGACGGCACCTATTACCTCGGCGGCCTCGCCACGGGAGAGTACCTGGTGAGGTTCGACCCCGGCCGCATGCCATATAAGGGCGAGTGGTACGAGGATAAGTACGAGCAACGGTTCGCGGACGCGGTGAGCGTGACCGCCGGCTCCGCGACCACGGGCATCGACGCCGTGCTCGCCGACAGCGGTTCCATCTCTGGTCGCGTCACCAGCGACGCCCAGCCCGACGGAGTCGGCGACGTCTACGTGCACGCCTACCCGGCCAGCGACGAGTGGAACTGGTCCGGTTACGCCGTTACCCGCGGCGACGGCACCTACGTCATCGAGAACCTGGTGCCGGGAGAGTACAGGGTCATCTTCAATTCCTCCTCGGGTCAGAACTACAAGTCGTTGTGGTACGACGGCGCCGACTCCTTCCTGGATGCCAGGCCGGTGATGGTCAACGAGCGCGTGAACACAGGGCACATCGACGGACACTTGAGCGAATACGCCTCCGTCTCCGGCCGGGTCACGGATGGAGAGGGCAACGGCGTGCCGGACGTACTGGTGCGCTTCTTCAAGGACGGCACGGTCGAGGTGGACAGCGTGCTCACCGACTCCGAGGGCAGGTACGAGCGCTACAACCTCGCCGAGGGCACCTACCTCGTGAAGTTCGAGCCGCCCTTCACCTCACCGTGCAAGGCGGAGTGGTTCGACGACAGGCCCGACCAGGCCTCGGCCACGCAGGTGAACCTCTCTCCGGGAGAGAAGAAGGTCGGTGTGGACGCGGTCCTGAGCGTGGAGGGGGCGCCCCGGGTACTGTGGGTCAACCCGGACACCGGCATGGACACCCAGTCCCTGGACGACGTGTTCATCTTCGGGTCGGGCTTCGCCTCGGAGGGATACACCCTCCCCCGGGTGTTGCTCATGCGCGAGGGGCAGGCGGCAAACGAGGCGCGGGACGTAAAGCTCATTGACGCCAACTGTCTCACCTGCGACCTCAACCTCATCGAGCAGGCGTCCGGGCCCTGGGACGTGGTGGTGGTCAACCCCAACGGCCAGGGAGGGCGTCTGGAGAGCGGCTTCACCGTCGTGCACAAGCCCCAGCCCCCCACCCTGCTGGGACCGGTCACCGCCCTGGTGGGCCAGGTGGGCTTGCACGGCACCGCGGAGGCCGGCTCCACGGTGAGGATATACCGCCGCCCGCAGGGTGAGGCGGAATGGAATCAGGTAGAACAAACGGAGGTGAACCAGCACGGCAACTGGAACGCCGCCGGTGACTGCCCCTCCGAGGGCACCTACGAGTTCATGGCCAAGGCCACCAATGGCGGGGTCGTCAGCGACCCCTCGGAGATCCTTACGGTGGTGGTAGGCGGCGCCGACCTCGCGGTGCTCACCGACTACTTCGCGAACCTGCACGGCGCGCGGTACGACCCGGACCCCGAAACCGGCGTCATCTATCTCTCCACCTTCTCGGGGGCGGAGTTCCAGGTAAGGATGAGGTTCTCCTCCGCGCCGGATACCGTCTCCTTCCAGTTCAAGGGGACCTCCTACCCGGTCACGGGTCCGGACGCCTCCGGCTGGTACACCGCCACCGTCTCCGGCTGGACCTGGTCTCCAGGCGTACAGCAGGGCAAGATCCTCTACAACGATAACGGCATGGACTTCCAGCAGGCGGTGCTCGAGGTGGTGCTCATCGATCCCTCCGGCTACGTATACGACCTGGGCACCGGCCAGAAGGTGCAGGGGGCCAGAGCCACCCTGCAGTACTGGTTCGGCGGCACCTGGCGGGACTGGCCGGCCGACGAGTACGGACAGGCCAACCCCCAGTACACCGACGACGAGGGCAGGTACGGCTGGGATGTGCATCCGGGCAAGTACCGGGTGCTGGTGGCTAAAGACACCTACCAGGGAGCCACCAGCGAAGAGGTGACGGTGCCTCCGGAGGTGACGGACCTCAACATCGGGCTGCGCAGGAACGCTCCGTCCATCACCTCCATCACCCCTACAACCGGCAAGGCGGGCGAGCGGGTGACGATCAGGGGCACGTGCTTCGGCGCCGTGCAGGCGGGGAGCAAGGTCACCTTCGCGGGAGACAAGAACGCCACCGTGGTCTCCTGGAACGACACCGATATCGTTTGCACCGTGCCCGTGGGAGCGGTGAGCGGCGACGTGGTGGTGGTGACCGCGGGAGGGACCAGCAACGGCGTCAGCTTCACCGTCCAGACACCACCGCCGTCCATCCCCAGGCCGACCATCACCTCCATCAACCCGGCGAAGGGCAAGGTTGGCGACACGGTGATCATCGGCGGAGAGCATTTCGGCGCCTCCCGGAGCGCAAGCTCGGTCATCTTCGCCGGGAACAAGACCGCGGCCGTGGTCTCCTGGAGCGACACCGTTATCGTTTGCACCGTGCCCGTGGGAGCGGTGAGCGGCGACGTGGTGGTGGTGACCGCGGGAGGGACCAGCAACGGCGTGTGGTTCGAGGTCGAGGGAGAGTACAAGCCTGCCCAGGGGACTACCTGGTACCTGGCCGAGGGCTACACCGGGGGCGATTTCGACACCTGGGTGCTGGTGCAGAACCCGGGCCCGGAGAAGGCCACCGTCACCCTCTCCTTCCAGCTGGTGGAGGGCATGGCTTCCGATTACACCTTCGAGCTGCCCGCGGGCATGCGCAAGTCGGTGCACCTGGACGAGCTCCCCGACCTGGCGGACGCCCAGGTGTCCACCAAGGTGAGCTCGAACGTGCCGGTGGTGGCGGAGCGCGCCGTCTACTTCAGGTATGACGGCAAGGAAGGAGGGCACTGCTCCATAGGGGTCACCGAGCCCGCCAGCGCCTGGTACCTGGCCGAGGGCTACACCGGGGGCGATTTCGACACCTGGGTGCTGGTGCAGAACCCGGGCCCGGAGAAGGCCACCGTCACCCTCTCCTTCCAGCTGGTGGAGGGCATGGCTTCCGATTACACCTTCGAGCTGCCCGCGGGCATGCGCAAGTCGGTGCACCTGGACGAGCTCCCCGACCTGGCGGACGCCCAGGTGTCCACCAAGGTGAGCTCGAACGTGCCGGTGGTGGCGGAGCGCGCCGTCTACTTCAGGTATGACGGCAAGGAAGGAGGGCACTGCTCCGTCGGCTATACGGAACGGTAG
- a CDS encoding polysaccharide biosynthesis tyrosine autokinase has translation MELKDYINVIIARKWVIVGVTALVVFAALLFSLLQKPVYESRVMILADINRAGESASDSLISFAFNDPNLFIQTQAEIIGTMTMARSVRDRLEYDYEEAAYDREEGKEVYIPERIPTAEELRDSVKVERAQNTNVFEIAVSNRDPLLARDAAQAYAEEYILNRQLSAIKQISDARKEVWNRITELETQIADIAQEAKQYTRENIPPELEAEASQAVSLWATLYEKYMSLRIAEALQQRGLEIIEPAEAGRKVSPRTTRNGILALFLGLILGVGLAFLVDYLDDTLKTREDFERGYGASIIGEIASATFVGEEEREVVYFTQPESTAAEGYRNLRTNLQFLNLDGSTRLIMVTSASPEEGKTSVSANLGAALSEMGRRVLVVEADLRRPVLDRFLVEKEDKGLTSVIMGAASLDETVVTTGNENFHVLMSGPKPPNPAELVSSQAMQELLLRLREEYDYVIVDAPPVLAVSDAIAMAPMMDGVLVVASHGIANRDGARHTMELLSKVETRVLGVVINNVEMTGRYGYGYYAPYYYYSYGGEGGERARRSAFRRKASRR, from the coding sequence ATGGAACTGAAGGACTATATAAACGTCATCATCGCGCGCAAGTGGGTGATCGTAGGGGTCACCGCGCTGGTGGTGTTCGCGGCCCTCCTCTTCTCCCTCCTGCAGAAACCCGTGTACGAGTCACGGGTGATGATCCTCGCGGACATCAACCGCGCCGGGGAATCGGCCTCCGACAGCCTCATCTCCTTCGCCTTCAACGACCCCAACCTCTTCATCCAGACCCAGGCGGAGATCATCGGCACCATGACCATGGCCAGGTCGGTGCGCGACCGCCTGGAATACGACTACGAGGAGGCGGCTTACGACCGCGAGGAGGGTAAGGAGGTCTATATCCCCGAAAGGATACCCACCGCGGAGGAGCTCAGGGACAGCGTCAAGGTGGAGCGCGCCCAGAACACCAACGTCTTCGAGATCGCGGTGAGCAACCGCGACCCCCTTCTGGCGCGGGACGCCGCCCAAGCCTACGCGGAGGAATACATCCTCAACCGCCAGCTCTCCGCCATCAAGCAGATCAGCGACGCGCGCAAGGAGGTCTGGAACCGCATCACCGAGCTGGAGACTCAGATCGCGGACATCGCCCAGGAGGCCAAGCAATACACGCGGGAGAACATCCCCCCCGAGCTGGAAGCGGAGGCGAGCCAGGCGGTGAGCCTGTGGGCCACCCTGTACGAGAAATACATGAGCCTACGTATAGCAGAGGCCCTGCAGCAGCGCGGCTTGGAGATCATCGAGCCGGCGGAGGCGGGCAGGAAGGTTAGCCCCCGCACCACGCGCAACGGCATCCTCGCCCTCTTCCTGGGACTCATCCTGGGGGTGGGGCTGGCTTTCCTGGTGGACTACCTCGACGACACCCTTAAGACGCGCGAGGATTTCGAGCGCGGCTACGGGGCTTCCATCATCGGGGAGATCGCCAGTGCCACCTTCGTGGGCGAGGAGGAGCGGGAAGTAGTCTATTTCACCCAGCCCGAGAGCACGGCGGCGGAGGGCTACCGCAACCTGCGCACCAACCTGCAGTTCCTCAACCTGGACGGGAGCACCCGCCTCATCATGGTCACCTCCGCCAGTCCCGAGGAGGGCAAGACCTCGGTATCCGCGAACCTGGGCGCGGCGCTCTCGGAGATGGGGCGCAGGGTGCTGGTGGTGGAGGCCGACCTGCGCCGCCCGGTGCTGGACAGGTTCCTGGTGGAGAAGGAAGATAAGGGGCTCACCAGCGTGATCATGGGGGCCGCAAGCCTTGACGAGACCGTGGTGACCACCGGCAACGAGAACTTCCACGTGCTCATGTCCGGACCCAAACCCCCCAACCCGGCGGAGCTGGTCTCCTCCCAGGCCATGCAGGAGCTGCTGCTCCGCTTGCGTGAGGAGTACGACTACGTCATCGTGGACGCACCCCCCGTGCTGGCGGTCAGCGACGCCATCGCCATGGCCCCCATGATGGACGGCGTGCTGGTGGTGGCCAGCCACGGCATCGCCAACCGCGACGGCGCCCGCCACACCATGGAGCTGCTGTCAAAGGTGGAGACCCGCGTGCTGGGGGTGGTGATCAACAACGTGGAGATGACCGGCCGCTACGGCTACGGGTACTACGCGCCCTATTACTACTACTCCTACGGCGGCGAGGGCGGGGAGAGAGCCAGGCGCTCGGCCTTCCGACGAAAGGCCTCCCGGCGCTGA